Proteins co-encoded in one Siniperca chuatsi isolate FFG_IHB_CAS linkage group LG11, ASM2008510v1, whole genome shotgun sequence genomic window:
- the si:ch211-130h14.4 gene encoding uncharacterized protein si:ch211-130h14.4 isoform X4 codes for MPVFSKGYLNSGSSMRSKCKDLHQSSTLPSVPDALLLPVAVRKAGDEVKTEPRRRKAIQDGSPDPDPDLDQEAKARRQAQLEQRHLEAYRNMHRLRDALHHRYAALLKDKVHSQRLLLQQRNDTARAKSENQTKQKQKKLAFSKLQHNDSYLRSLPKTSYYLIFDLQKQLAERGHLKTHHDLENFYRSIKYSHHPSQLHKSLEAVRKRMLESRCAADLMTQYKTSEKHPCTAEDRGHDNDISHSRFLERGSGSGESLAELIFGGSQEKDEIEQMFPKIIPEIPEKSRKAEIYLRRLRQMHDLCLTNMAFSQRLLDRETDSLCWQEERSDQDLVLPGIDSKQRKTSQTNQPPLCSPKQPRTVQNDRPSCPQQLSRMTSASHRHFETLVWDTAVCCRKTPDPLSIEDVCQQKHVEIFDRGFTLWRNYTENTDH; via the exons GCAGGGGATGAAGTCAAAACCGAGCCCCGGAGGAGGAAGGCAATTCAAGACGGCAGCCCAGACCCAGACCCAGACCTAGACCAAGAGGCCAAGGCCCGGCGTCAGGCTCAGCTGGAGCAG CGCCATCTAGAGGCCTACAGGAACATGCACCGTCTCCGAGATGCTCTCCATCACCGCTATGCTGCCCTGCTCAAAGACAAAGTCCACTCACAGAGATTactgctgcagcagagaaatGACACAGCCAGAGCAAAGTCAGAGAATCAAACTAAGCAG AAACAAAAGAAGTTGGCCTTCTCCAAGCTGCAGCACAATGACTCATACCTGAGGTCCCTCCCCAAAACCAGCTATTACCTG ATCTTTGACCTCCAGAAGCAGTTAGCTGAGCGTGGACATCTGAAAACCCACCATGACTTGGAGAACTTTTATAGGTCAATCAAATATAGCCATCACCCATCACAGCTACATAAAAGTCTGGAGGCTGTCAGGAAAAGGA TGCTGGAAAGCAGATGTGCAGCTGATTTGATGACCCAATACAAGACATCAGAAAAACATCCCTGCACTGCTGAAGATAGAGGACATGACAACGACATTTCTCATTCCAG gtttttAGAGCGAGGGTCTGGTTCAGGGGAGAGTTTGGCGGAGCTGATCTTCGGTGGCAGCCAGGAAAAGGATGAAATTGAGCAAATGTTTCCCAAG ATTATCCCTGAGATCCCTGAGAAGAGCAGGAAAGCAGAGATTTACTTGAGACGGCTGAGACAAATGCATGATCTTTGTTTAACCAACATGGCTTTTTCCCAAAG ACTACTGGACAGGGAGACAGACTCACTGTGCTGGCAGGAGGAGCGAAGCGACCAAGATTTG GTGCTTCCAGGCATTGACTCGAAACAAAGGAAGACGAGCCAAACCAACCAGCCACCTCTCTGCTCTCCGAAACAGCCAAGAACTGTCCAGAATGACCGACCTTCATGTCCCCAACAGCTGAGCAGAATGACCTCGGCCAg CCACAGGCACTTTGAGACTCTGGTTTGGGACACAGCAGTGTGCTGCCGTAAAACACCTGATCCCTTATCCATTGAAGATGTGTGTCAACAAAAGCATGTAGAG ATATTTGACCGGGGGTTTACACTATGGAGAAactacacagaaaacacagatcACTGA
- the si:ch211-130h14.4 gene encoding uncharacterized protein si:ch211-130h14.4 isoform X1, with protein MPVFSKGYLNSGSSMRSKCKDLHQSSTLPSVPDALLLPVAVRKAGDEVKTEPRRRKAIQDGSPDPDPDLDQEAKARRQAQLEQRHLEAYRNMHRLRDALHHRYAALLKDKVHSQRLLLQQRNDTARAKSENQTKQKQKKLAFSKLQHNDSYLRSLPKTSYYLIFDLQKQLAERGHLKTHHDLENFYRSIKYSHHPSQLHKSLEAVRKRMLESRCAADLMTQYKTSEKHPCTAEDRGHDNDISHSRFLERGSGSGESLAELIFGGSQEKDEIEQMFPKIKAPTFATLQPNFMRNFQSKMSDLIIPEIPEKSRKAEIYLRRLRQMHDLCLTNMAFSQRLLDRETDSLCWQEERSDQDLVLPGIDSKQRKTSQTNQPPLCSPKQPRTVQNDRPSCPQQLSRMTSASHRHFETLVWDTAVCCRKTPDPLSIEDVCQQKHVEIFDRGFTLWRNYTENTDH; from the exons GCAGGGGATGAAGTCAAAACCGAGCCCCGGAGGAGGAAGGCAATTCAAGACGGCAGCCCAGACCCAGACCCAGACCTAGACCAAGAGGCCAAGGCCCGGCGTCAGGCTCAGCTGGAGCAG CGCCATCTAGAGGCCTACAGGAACATGCACCGTCTCCGAGATGCTCTCCATCACCGCTATGCTGCCCTGCTCAAAGACAAAGTCCACTCACAGAGATTactgctgcagcagagaaatGACACAGCCAGAGCAAAGTCAGAGAATCAAACTAAGCAG AAACAAAAGAAGTTGGCCTTCTCCAAGCTGCAGCACAATGACTCATACCTGAGGTCCCTCCCCAAAACCAGCTATTACCTG ATCTTTGACCTCCAGAAGCAGTTAGCTGAGCGTGGACATCTGAAAACCCACCATGACTTGGAGAACTTTTATAGGTCAATCAAATATAGCCATCACCCATCACAGCTACATAAAAGTCTGGAGGCTGTCAGGAAAAGGA TGCTGGAAAGCAGATGTGCAGCTGATTTGATGACCCAATACAAGACATCAGAAAAACATCCCTGCACTGCTGAAGATAGAGGACATGACAACGACATTTCTCATTCCAG gtttttAGAGCGAGGGTCTGGTTCAGGGGAGAGTTTGGCGGAGCTGATCTTCGGTGGCAGCCAGGAAAAGGATGAAATTGAGCAAATGTTTCCCAAG ATTAAAGCCCCCACATTTGCAACCCTACAGCCTAACTTTATGAGGAACTTCCAGAGCAAGATGTCTGATTTG ATTATCCCTGAGATCCCTGAGAAGAGCAGGAAAGCAGAGATTTACTTGAGACGGCTGAGACAAATGCATGATCTTTGTTTAACCAACATGGCTTTTTCCCAAAG ACTACTGGACAGGGAGACAGACTCACTGTGCTGGCAGGAGGAGCGAAGCGACCAAGATTTG GTGCTTCCAGGCATTGACTCGAAACAAAGGAAGACGAGCCAAACCAACCAGCCACCTCTCTGCTCTCCGAAACAGCCAAGAACTGTCCAGAATGACCGACCTTCATGTCCCCAACAGCTGAGCAGAATGACCTCGGCCAg CCACAGGCACTTTGAGACTCTGGTTTGGGACACAGCAGTGTGCTGCCGTAAAACACCTGATCCCTTATCCATTGAAGATGTGTGTCAACAAAAGCATGTAGAG ATATTTGACCGGGGGTTTACACTATGGAGAAactacacagaaaacacagatcACTGA
- the si:ch211-130h14.4 gene encoding uncharacterized protein si:ch211-130h14.4 isoform X5, with protein sequence MHRLRDALHHRYAALLKDKVHSQRLLLQQRNDTARAKSENQTKQKQKKLAFSKLQHNDSYLRSLPKTSYYLIFDLQKQLAERGHLKTHHDLENFYRSIKYSHHPSQLHKSLEAVRKRMLESRCAADLMTQYKTSEKHPCTAEDRGHDNDISHSRFLERGSGSGESLAELIFGGSQEKDEIEQMFPKIKAPTFATLQPNFMRNFQSKMSDLIIPEIPEKSRKAEIYLRRLRQMHDLCLTNMAFSQRLLDRETDSLCWQEERSDQDLVLPGIDSKQRKTSQTNQPPLCSPKQPRTVQNDRPSCPQQLSRMTSASHRHFETLVWDTAVCCRKTPDPLSIEDVCQQKHVEIFDRGFTLWRNYTENTDH encoded by the exons ATGCACCGTCTCCGAGATGCTCTCCATCACCGCTATGCTGCCCTGCTCAAAGACAAAGTCCACTCACAGAGATTactgctgcagcagagaaatGACACAGCCAGAGCAAAGTCAGAGAATCAAACTAAGCAG AAACAAAAGAAGTTGGCCTTCTCCAAGCTGCAGCACAATGACTCATACCTGAGGTCCCTCCCCAAAACCAGCTATTACCTG ATCTTTGACCTCCAGAAGCAGTTAGCTGAGCGTGGACATCTGAAAACCCACCATGACTTGGAGAACTTTTATAGGTCAATCAAATATAGCCATCACCCATCACAGCTACATAAAAGTCTGGAGGCTGTCAGGAAAAGGA TGCTGGAAAGCAGATGTGCAGCTGATTTGATGACCCAATACAAGACATCAGAAAAACATCCCTGCACTGCTGAAGATAGAGGACATGACAACGACATTTCTCATTCCAG gtttttAGAGCGAGGGTCTGGTTCAGGGGAGAGTTTGGCGGAGCTGATCTTCGGTGGCAGCCAGGAAAAGGATGAAATTGAGCAAATGTTTCCCAAG ATTAAAGCCCCCACATTTGCAACCCTACAGCCTAACTTTATGAGGAACTTCCAGAGCAAGATGTCTGATTTG ATTATCCCTGAGATCCCTGAGAAGAGCAGGAAAGCAGAGATTTACTTGAGACGGCTGAGACAAATGCATGATCTTTGTTTAACCAACATGGCTTTTTCCCAAAG ACTACTGGACAGGGAGACAGACTCACTGTGCTGGCAGGAGGAGCGAAGCGACCAAGATTTG GTGCTTCCAGGCATTGACTCGAAACAAAGGAAGACGAGCCAAACCAACCAGCCACCTCTCTGCTCTCCGAAACAGCCAAGAACTGTCCAGAATGACCGACCTTCATGTCCCCAACAGCTGAGCAGAATGACCTCGGCCAg CCACAGGCACTTTGAGACTCTGGTTTGGGACACAGCAGTGTGCTGCCGTAAAACACCTGATCCCTTATCCATTGAAGATGTGTGTCAACAAAAGCATGTAGAG ATATTTGACCGGGGGTTTACACTATGGAGAAactacacagaaaacacagatcACTGA
- the tbxtb gene encoding T-box transcription factor T isoform X1, translating into MATGAGECPGKASQHRVDHLLSAVESELQAGSEKGDPTEKELKVSLDESELWQKFKDLTNEMIVTKNGRRMFPVLKVNVSGLDPNAMYSFLLDFLSADNHRWKYVNGEWIPGGKPEPQTPSCVYIHPDSPNFGAHWMKAPVSFSKVKLTNKLNGGGQIMLNSLHKYEPRIHIVRVGGPRRMITSHSFPETQFIAVTAYQNEEITALKIKYNPFAKAFLDAKESISSIIFRSDNKDIREDANENQQSTYSQLGGWFIPGTGSLCPPASPHSQFGSPISLSPSHGCERYSTLRNHRSAPYSSPYAHRTNSPISYSDNSACLSLLSSHDNWSSLQMPTHSSMMPMTHNSTSGTNSSQYTSLWSVSNSPLSPVSQNGGINNSLSSQFLRGSSSHYPSLSHSVTVPSSGSPMYDSGSATEVHDMAQYDTSPHGRLPSAWTPVTPPSL; encoded by the exons ATGGCCACAGGCGCCGGCGAGTGTCCCGGGAAGGCCAGTCAGCACCGGGTGGACCACCTCCTCAGTGCCGTGGAGAGTGAGCTGCAGGCCGGCAGCGAGAAGGGCGACCCCACGGAGAAGGAATTGAAAGTCTCCCTAGATGAGAGCGAGCTTTGGCAAAAATTTAAGGATCTTACAAATGAAATGATAGTTACAAAGAATGGCAG GCGCATGTTTCCGGTGCTGAAAGTGAACGTGTCTGGATTGGACCCGAACGCCATGTATTCTTTTCTGCTGGACTTCTTATCTGCGGACAACCACAGGTGGAAATATGTGAACGGGGAGTGGATCCCTGGTGGCAAACCTGAACCTCAAACTCCCAGCTGTGTGTACATACATCCGGACTCTCCAAACTTCGGGGCGCACTGGATGAAAGCTCCCGTCTCCTTTAGTAAAGTCAAACTCACCAATAAACTCAACGGAGGAGGTCAG atAATGTTAAATTCCTTACACAAGTACGAGCCACGCATCCATATAGTGCGGGTTGGAGGTCCCAGGAGGATGATCACCAGCCACTCTTTCCCAGAGACGCAGTTCATTGCAGTAACAGCATACCAAAACGAAGAG ATAACTGCTCTTAAAATAAAGTACAACCCTTTTGCCAAGGCCTTCCTAGATGCAAAGGAGAG TATATCATCAATCATTTTCAGAAGCGATAACAAAGACATAAGAGAAGATGCCAATGAAAACCAGCAGTCAACTTACTCTCAAT TAGGTGGTTGGTTTATTCCAGGCACAGGCTCTCTCTGCCCTCCTGCCAGTCCTCACAGCCAGTTTGGGAGTCCCATCTCCCTCTCGCCGTCCCATGGCTGTGAGCGCTACTCCACCCTGAGGAACCACCGCTCTGCCCCTTACAGCAGTCCGTACGCCCATCGGACCAACTCGCCCA TCAGTTACTCCGATAACTCAGCCTGTCTGTCGCTGCTCTCAAGCCACGATAACTGGTCCAGTCTACAGATGCCAACACACTCCAGCATGATGCCCATGACCCACAATTCCACGTCTGGTACCAACTCTAG TCAGTACACCAGCCTGTGGTCTGTGAGTAACTCGCCCCTGAGTCCCGTGTCCCAGAATGGGGGGATAAACAACAGCCTGAGCTCCCAGTTCCTTCGAGGGTCCAGCAGCCACTACCCCAGCCTGTCTCACTCAGTCACAGTGCCCTCCTCTGGCTCTCCCATGTATGACAGCGGCTCAGCCACAGAAGTGCACGACATGGCTCAGTACGACACCTCTCCACACGGGCGATTACCTTCAGCCTGGACTCCTGTGACACCTCCGTCCCTCTGA
- the si:ch211-130h14.4 gene encoding uncharacterized protein si:ch211-130h14.4 isoform X3 → MRSKCKDLHQSSTLPSVPDALLLPVAVRKAGDEVKTEPRRRKAIQDGSPDPDPDLDQEAKARRQAQLEQRHLEAYRNMHRLRDALHHRYAALLKDKVHSQRLLLQQRNDTARAKSENQTKQKQKKLAFSKLQHNDSYLRSLPKTSYYLIFDLQKQLAERGHLKTHHDLENFYRSIKYSHHPSQLHKSLEAVRKRMLESRCAADLMTQYKTSEKHPCTAEDRGHDNDISHSRFLERGSGSGESLAELIFGGSQEKDEIEQMFPKIKAPTFATLQPNFMRNFQSKMSDLIIPEIPEKSRKAEIYLRRLRQMHDLCLTNMAFSQRLLDRETDSLCWQEERSDQDLVLPGIDSKQRKTSQTNQPPLCSPKQPRTVQNDRPSCPQQLSRMTSASHRHFETLVWDTAVCCRKTPDPLSIEDVCQQKHVEIFDRGFTLWRNYTENTDH, encoded by the exons GCAGGGGATGAAGTCAAAACCGAGCCCCGGAGGAGGAAGGCAATTCAAGACGGCAGCCCAGACCCAGACCCAGACCTAGACCAAGAGGCCAAGGCCCGGCGTCAGGCTCAGCTGGAGCAG CGCCATCTAGAGGCCTACAGGAACATGCACCGTCTCCGAGATGCTCTCCATCACCGCTATGCTGCCCTGCTCAAAGACAAAGTCCACTCACAGAGATTactgctgcagcagagaaatGACACAGCCAGAGCAAAGTCAGAGAATCAAACTAAGCAG AAACAAAAGAAGTTGGCCTTCTCCAAGCTGCAGCACAATGACTCATACCTGAGGTCCCTCCCCAAAACCAGCTATTACCTG ATCTTTGACCTCCAGAAGCAGTTAGCTGAGCGTGGACATCTGAAAACCCACCATGACTTGGAGAACTTTTATAGGTCAATCAAATATAGCCATCACCCATCACAGCTACATAAAAGTCTGGAGGCTGTCAGGAAAAGGA TGCTGGAAAGCAGATGTGCAGCTGATTTGATGACCCAATACAAGACATCAGAAAAACATCCCTGCACTGCTGAAGATAGAGGACATGACAACGACATTTCTCATTCCAG gtttttAGAGCGAGGGTCTGGTTCAGGGGAGAGTTTGGCGGAGCTGATCTTCGGTGGCAGCCAGGAAAAGGATGAAATTGAGCAAATGTTTCCCAAG ATTAAAGCCCCCACATTTGCAACCCTACAGCCTAACTTTATGAGGAACTTCCAGAGCAAGATGTCTGATTTG ATTATCCCTGAGATCCCTGAGAAGAGCAGGAAAGCAGAGATTTACTTGAGACGGCTGAGACAAATGCATGATCTTTGTTTAACCAACATGGCTTTTTCCCAAAG ACTACTGGACAGGGAGACAGACTCACTGTGCTGGCAGGAGGAGCGAAGCGACCAAGATTTG GTGCTTCCAGGCATTGACTCGAAACAAAGGAAGACGAGCCAAACCAACCAGCCACCTCTCTGCTCTCCGAAACAGCCAAGAACTGTCCAGAATGACCGACCTTCATGTCCCCAACAGCTGAGCAGAATGACCTCGGCCAg CCACAGGCACTTTGAGACTCTGGTTTGGGACACAGCAGTGTGCTGCCGTAAAACACCTGATCCCTTATCCATTGAAGATGTGTGTCAACAAAAGCATGTAGAG ATATTTGACCGGGGGTTTACACTATGGAGAAactacacagaaaacacagatcACTGA
- the tbxtb gene encoding T-box transcription factor T isoform X2, with protein sequence MATGAGECPGKASQHRVDHLLSAVESELQAGSEKGDPTEKELKVSLDESELWQKFKDLTNEMIVTKNGRRMFPVLKVNVSGLDPNAMYSFLLDFLSADNHRWKYVNGEWIPGGKPEPQTPSCVYIHPDSPNFGAHWMKAPVSFSKVKLTNKLNGGGQIMLNSLHKYEPRIHIVRVGGPRRMITSHSFPETQFIAVTAYQNEEITALKIKYNPFAKAFLDAKERSDNKDIREDANENQQSTYSQLGGWFIPGTGSLCPPASPHSQFGSPISLSPSHGCERYSTLRNHRSAPYSSPYAHRTNSPISYSDNSACLSLLSSHDNWSSLQMPTHSSMMPMTHNSTSGTNSSQYTSLWSVSNSPLSPVSQNGGINNSLSSQFLRGSSSHYPSLSHSVTVPSSGSPMYDSGSATEVHDMAQYDTSPHGRLPSAWTPVTPPSL encoded by the exons ATGGCCACAGGCGCCGGCGAGTGTCCCGGGAAGGCCAGTCAGCACCGGGTGGACCACCTCCTCAGTGCCGTGGAGAGTGAGCTGCAGGCCGGCAGCGAGAAGGGCGACCCCACGGAGAAGGAATTGAAAGTCTCCCTAGATGAGAGCGAGCTTTGGCAAAAATTTAAGGATCTTACAAATGAAATGATAGTTACAAAGAATGGCAG GCGCATGTTTCCGGTGCTGAAAGTGAACGTGTCTGGATTGGACCCGAACGCCATGTATTCTTTTCTGCTGGACTTCTTATCTGCGGACAACCACAGGTGGAAATATGTGAACGGGGAGTGGATCCCTGGTGGCAAACCTGAACCTCAAACTCCCAGCTGTGTGTACATACATCCGGACTCTCCAAACTTCGGGGCGCACTGGATGAAAGCTCCCGTCTCCTTTAGTAAAGTCAAACTCACCAATAAACTCAACGGAGGAGGTCAG atAATGTTAAATTCCTTACACAAGTACGAGCCACGCATCCATATAGTGCGGGTTGGAGGTCCCAGGAGGATGATCACCAGCCACTCTTTCCCAGAGACGCAGTTCATTGCAGTAACAGCATACCAAAACGAAGAG ATAACTGCTCTTAAAATAAAGTACAACCCTTTTGCCAAGGCCTTCCTAGATGCAAAGGAGAG AAGCGATAACAAAGACATAAGAGAAGATGCCAATGAAAACCAGCAGTCAACTTACTCTCAAT TAGGTGGTTGGTTTATTCCAGGCACAGGCTCTCTCTGCCCTCCTGCCAGTCCTCACAGCCAGTTTGGGAGTCCCATCTCCCTCTCGCCGTCCCATGGCTGTGAGCGCTACTCCACCCTGAGGAACCACCGCTCTGCCCCTTACAGCAGTCCGTACGCCCATCGGACCAACTCGCCCA TCAGTTACTCCGATAACTCAGCCTGTCTGTCGCTGCTCTCAAGCCACGATAACTGGTCCAGTCTACAGATGCCAACACACTCCAGCATGATGCCCATGACCCACAATTCCACGTCTGGTACCAACTCTAG TCAGTACACCAGCCTGTGGTCTGTGAGTAACTCGCCCCTGAGTCCCGTGTCCCAGAATGGGGGGATAAACAACAGCCTGAGCTCCCAGTTCCTTCGAGGGTCCAGCAGCCACTACCCCAGCCTGTCTCACTCAGTCACAGTGCCCTCCTCTGGCTCTCCCATGTATGACAGCGGCTCAGCCACAGAAGTGCACGACATGGCTCAGTACGACACCTCTCCACACGGGCGATTACCTTCAGCCTGGACTCCTGTGACACCTCCGTCCCTCTGA
- the si:ch211-130h14.4 gene encoding uncharacterized protein si:ch211-130h14.4 isoform X2 encodes MPVFSKGYLNSGSSMRSKCKDLHQSSTLPSVPDALLLPVAVRKAGDEVKTEPRRRKAIQDGSPDPDPDLDQEAKARRQAQLEQRHLEAYRNMHRLRDALHHRYAALLKDKVHSQRLLLQQRNDTARAKSENQTKQKQKKLAFSKLQHNDSYLRSLPKTSYYLIFDLQKQLAERGHLKTHHDLENFYRSIKYSHHPSQLHKSLEAVRKRMLESRCAADLMTQYKTSEKHPCTAEDRGHDNDISHSRFLERGSGSGESLAELIFGGSQEKDEIEQMFPKIKAPTFATLQPNFMRNFQSKMSDLIIPEIPEKSRKAEIYLRRLRQMHDLCLTNMAFSQRLLDRETDSLCWQEERSDQDLVLPGIDSKQRKTSQTNQPPLCSPKQPRTVQNDRPSCPQQLSRMTSARHFETLVWDTAVCCRKTPDPLSIEDVCQQKHVEIFDRGFTLWRNYTENTDH; translated from the exons GCAGGGGATGAAGTCAAAACCGAGCCCCGGAGGAGGAAGGCAATTCAAGACGGCAGCCCAGACCCAGACCCAGACCTAGACCAAGAGGCCAAGGCCCGGCGTCAGGCTCAGCTGGAGCAG CGCCATCTAGAGGCCTACAGGAACATGCACCGTCTCCGAGATGCTCTCCATCACCGCTATGCTGCCCTGCTCAAAGACAAAGTCCACTCACAGAGATTactgctgcagcagagaaatGACACAGCCAGAGCAAAGTCAGAGAATCAAACTAAGCAG AAACAAAAGAAGTTGGCCTTCTCCAAGCTGCAGCACAATGACTCATACCTGAGGTCCCTCCCCAAAACCAGCTATTACCTG ATCTTTGACCTCCAGAAGCAGTTAGCTGAGCGTGGACATCTGAAAACCCACCATGACTTGGAGAACTTTTATAGGTCAATCAAATATAGCCATCACCCATCACAGCTACATAAAAGTCTGGAGGCTGTCAGGAAAAGGA TGCTGGAAAGCAGATGTGCAGCTGATTTGATGACCCAATACAAGACATCAGAAAAACATCCCTGCACTGCTGAAGATAGAGGACATGACAACGACATTTCTCATTCCAG gtttttAGAGCGAGGGTCTGGTTCAGGGGAGAGTTTGGCGGAGCTGATCTTCGGTGGCAGCCAGGAAAAGGATGAAATTGAGCAAATGTTTCCCAAG ATTAAAGCCCCCACATTTGCAACCCTACAGCCTAACTTTATGAGGAACTTCCAGAGCAAGATGTCTGATTTG ATTATCCCTGAGATCCCTGAGAAGAGCAGGAAAGCAGAGATTTACTTGAGACGGCTGAGACAAATGCATGATCTTTGTTTAACCAACATGGCTTTTTCCCAAAG ACTACTGGACAGGGAGACAGACTCACTGTGCTGGCAGGAGGAGCGAAGCGACCAAGATTTG GTGCTTCCAGGCATTGACTCGAAACAAAGGAAGACGAGCCAAACCAACCAGCCACCTCTCTGCTCTCCGAAACAGCCAAGAACTGTCCAGAATGACCGACCTTCATGTCCCCAACAGCTGAGCAGAATGACCTCGGCCAg GCACTTTGAGACTCTGGTTTGGGACACAGCAGTGTGCTGCCGTAAAACACCTGATCCCTTATCCATTGAAGATGTGTGTCAACAAAAGCATGTAGAG ATATTTGACCGGGGGTTTACACTATGGAGAAactacacagaaaacacagatcACTGA